TTATAAAATTAGAAAGAGCGCTCTCAAGCGCTCTTTTCATTTTTGAAAAAGCGGTTTTCATCCGTTTTCTAGATAATTTCACATTTTTCTAGATAATTTCGTGTTTTTCTAAATAATCTTCTATTTTTCTAGATAACGACCTCAAATCACGGATTCAACTCCATTTTTGGAAGTGATCGAGCCTCTTTTTGCCTCATCTCCTTCATTTTTTATAAAAAACACGCAATGTAAACCCTTGATACAGAAGCTTTCTGCAAAAAAGAACAAAAAACTTTCAAATCAGTGTGATCCATTTCCTGATCTCTCCCGTTAGCCTTACAAATAAGAAAAAAGGGAGAGGTTCACAAATGAATTTCAAAAAAGGACTCGTAGCAATTCCATTAAGTACATCTTTACTACTCGGGGGCGTCGCAACAACAGCGTTCGCTGATGACCATGCAAAACCAACCGTAACGACACCAGCTTCAGAATTACGCACATCACTCGATCACCTCCTCGGTGAGCACGCATACTTAGCCGTCGAAACGATGAGAAAAGGTGCAGAGGGCTCGAAAGATTTTGAACAATCAGCTGGCGCATTAATGGCTAATGCAGACGATTTAAGTGCAGCAATCGCTTCTGTATATGGTGAAGATGCTGGTAAACAATTCGACGAGATGTGGAAAGGCCACATCGGATTCTTCGTAGACTATGTAAAAGCGACTGGCGCTAACGATGAAGAAGCTAAGAAAAAGGCATTGGATAACTTAGCAAATTACCGAGCAGAATTTTCTAACTTCCTAGAAACTGCTACAGAGGAACGTTTAGAAGCAGGCGCATTGGCTGACGGACTTCAAATGCACGTTAACCAATTAATCGGAGCATTCGATGCTTATGTTGCCGGAAACTATGATAAAGCATATGAGTATGAGCGTGAAGCGATCAACCATATGTACGGTGTGAGTAAGGGACTTTCCAGCGCAATTGTACAACAGTTCCCTGACAAGTTTGAGAACTCGAAAGCCGTAACACCTGCAAATGATCTTCGTTCCAACATGAACCACCTTCTTACCGAGCATGCAGGTCTAGCGATGATGGCCATGCAAAATGGAATCGACGGTTCTGAAGACTTTGAAGCTTCAGCTAAAGCACTCTCAAACAACACGGAAGACCTAACTGCAGCGATCTCTTCAGTATACGGTGAAGAAGCTGGAGCACAGTTCAAGGAAATGTGGTCAGGACATATCGGAAACTTCGTTGAATATGTAAAAGCAACTGGCGCTGACGACGCTGAAAAGAAAAAAGCAGCACTTGATGCATTAGCAAACTATAGAGCAGATTTCTCGAACTTCTTAGAAACAGCAACAGATGGTCGTTTAAAAGCTGATGCACTATCTGAAGGTTTACAAATGCACGTTAATCAATTGACAGGTACATTTGATAGCTATGTAGAAGAAGACTATGATGCAGCATATACACAACTACGTGAGGCATATGCACACATGCTGAACCCAGCAAAAGGTCTATCAAGCGCATTCGTAGATCAGTTCCCTGACAAATTCGCTGGTGAAATGCCTTCTGACATGCCTAAAACAGGCATGGGTGGAACTGCAGACCAAGGCATCTCGATTGAATCAATCCTACTTGCTGGATTTGCAGCTTCAATTGCGATTGCAATGCTAGCAGTAAGAAGATTCAGCGGACAAAAGTCATAAATACAGATCAATAAAAAATAGAAAGAAATAGAGAGAAGGTCCCTCCTTCTCTCTTTCTTTTTAAAAAAGGGTGAGCGATATGAAGAAAACCTTGCAGTGGCTAAGTCTATTATTACTAGCATTCGCTTTAGCTGGATGTATGAATCCAACTGCCGACAGCAAAGAAAATCAAATGCAAGTTAATACATCAACACAAGAACAATCAACTACAAACGAAGAAAAGGACCAATCTAATTCAACAGCTAGTGGACAATCTACTGAAAATGTTGACATCATTAAAGATGAGCGCAAAGGGATTGTACCGGTCTCAATCGAAATTCCATCCATTAATGTAAAAACAAAGGTTGAACATGTAGGAACGTTAGATGATGGCCGTATGGATGTACCGAAAGATGCCGATAACGTAGGTTGGTACAAACCAGGAACATTACCAGGTGCGCAAGGGAACTCAGTAATTGCTGGACATGTGGATGACCTGACGAGTCCTGCAGTCTTCTATGACCTTCATAAATTGAAGGACGGAGATAAAATTATCGTAAAAGGCAAATCCGGGGAAACACTTACTTTTAAAGTAAACCAATCAAAAGTCTATCCTCGGCAAGACTCGCCGATAGAAAATATTTTCGGATACACGTACAGAAGTGCGCTTAATTTAATTACGTGCACGGGTGACTATGATCCAAAAACAACCGAACGAGCAGAACGCCTTGTCGTAACAGCAGAGCTTGTTCAAGGGTAGGAAAACTGGGTTTGATCTATACCAATAGCTGCGTTTAGATAGACAGGCATATTGGTTTCAGGTCACCTTTATCGATGTTTATTAATAAAGGCGCACCCTCTAATAAAATAGAGAGTACGCCTCTTAAACGTATGTTTTTCTCTTCAAACATCACATATCCAACAAACAACCTTTTAGTATGAAAGAATCATCAGTCATCTGCATAGACCTTATAAAGGGCTGTTTTCTTTCTGGTTGCCTCGGCTTTTTAAAATAGACATCGCATACATGCATGTCAGTAACCAAACTGCTCCTGCAGAAAATCCGGCAATCACATCACTTGGATAGTGTACATGTAAATAGACTCTCGAAAATCCAATTAAGAATATAAGAAGACTGGTTAACAAGATCACAGGCCAATAAGATCGGCCTTGATTTTGTAAGTATTGAACGATGAGAAAGCCCATAATTCCATATGCTGCAATAGAAACCATCGCATGACCACTAGGAAAACTATAACCGCCGACTTCAATTAAGTGTTCTATATCTGGGCGGGCACGCTGGAACATGAATTTCAATGCCCCATTTAATCCCCATGCACCTAAGATCGTAATGAGTAAGATCAGTGACTCCAATTTCAATTTCTTTTTTAATAAGACCGCCAAATAAATGATAACAACGACCACATATGTACTCGTATCCCCTATACTCGTTACGAAAATCATAAAATCTGTTAACCAAGGGGTTTGCATATCGAATACGATGCTCGATAGAAACGTATCAAATGCACTCAATTCACGGTCTATTAAACTGTCAGCTAAATATCCAAATACACCGATTAACATTAAAGTTGCTATTATGCCAATCACAAGTTTATAACTGAGCTTTTGCAATACCTTTTCATTAATCTGCGTTCCCAACTTTCCCATTTACGAACGACTCCCTTCAACGATTACCAATTGTGCATACAGCTGATTTTCATTTATTGTGTTATTTATTCATCTACCCTAAAGAATACCCTATTATCATACATGTGAAATCATAAATAGGATGATTTTCACTTTTAATCTCCAGTATTTTTATTTTTGATCAGGAAGGATTTGCCTTCCCTTTATTGAAATTACAATATCACAGAAAAGATATGGGGTGGTCTATTGATGGGGTTTGGGCAAAAGCAGAGAAAGCGCATCATTAATAAACCTACGAGAGAATTAGAGTACAAGCTTGTGTTTATTGGCAGTTTGATTGGTTTTTTCCTTTCATGCCTTTACTTCGTCTACTTTGAGCATATGTACATGTCCATTCATGATATGACCTTGTCCATTATTAGTAGCATCTCAGGTGCCGCAGCATCTCTCGTTGCTTATTTATGCCTCAGAATGGTGGATTATCAAACACGTAAGTTTGCAATCTGTATTGCCATTTGTTCGATTTGGGGGCTAATCAGTGTGAGCTTCTTTTACTCCATACCTGCGCTTCTCCTACTCTCTTCTACCTTCCTCTGCTTTTGGCGAAGAGATAGGGAAATCCGTATCGTCAAGTAGACTTAATGAACAAAGAGATTGAACTTAAGGCATATGCTTAATCCAATCTCTTCGTCATAATCTACATTTATTTAGACATATGAGCGTGTCCTCGCGTCGTCACTTGCACGTCCTCTGTTTCTTCATCGTCTTCTTGGTTAGATGTTTTCAAGCGAACTTCTTTTAAGAAAAGGACTAGAATTACCGCAACGACCATCATAATGGCTCCAAACAAGAACGCACCATTTAATGCATCACTTAAAGTCGATCTCATCATCGCAACGATTTGTTCAAACATCCCTAATTGCTCTTGAGGAACATTTCCTTTTAGGGCTTCTAGTTGATCCGGATCCATTAACAGCTTAGGATCAGCCAGTTTGTCCAGCTCTCCGCTTGAATTTGAGTTAGATAAAGCAGCTGAATGTTTCATGTTCGATGTCATAATAATATTCATAATCGCACCCATAATCGAGACGCCAATTGTTCCTCCTAGCTGACGGAACAACTGTACAGATGATGTTGCTACACCAAGATGCTTATAAGCAACAGCATTTTGGATGGTTATCGTGAAAATAGGGAAGCTACATCCTAGTCCGATACCGATAATGATTAGTCTCAGAACAGCATCTGTATTCGTACTGTCTCCACTCAGCGTAGTTAAAGAGAAAATCCCTATACCCATTATCGTTAATCCGAGTATGGCAAGTTTTTTATACTTACCTGTTTTCGTAATCAACTGTCCTACAATTGTACTTGAAGCAACCATACTAAGCATCATTGACATCATAATAAAGCCTGTTTTTGTAGCTGAAGTTCCAATTACACCTTGAATGAAGAAAGGCATATACATAATCGCACCGAACATTGCCATACCGATTAATAACCCAATAATGTTTGAAATGGTAAACACACTATTTTTGAATAAACCTAGGGGCAATACGGGGTTTGCGACCTTCTGTTCAGCAACAAGAAATGCACCGAGAGAAATGAAGGTAAGGGTGAAAAGTCCGATGATTTGGAAAGACCCCCACTCATAAAGGTTTCCTGCCCAAGAAAATGCGAGTAACATCGGAATAATTGTTCCTGCAAGGAAGATTGAACCTAAATAATCGACTCTACCTCTTGATTGACGAGGAACACTTGGAAACAATCGCATAATTAATACAAAGGCAACAAATCCAATCGGTAGGAAAATCCAGAAGATCCATTTCCACGCGTAATGGTCAACGATAAAACCGCCTAAAGTTGGTCCAAACACACTTGCAAGTCCGAATACTGCTCCCATTAAACCTTGCCATCTGCCACGCTCTCGAGGTGAAAATAAATCACCGATTGAGGCAAATGCAGTCGAGAAGATCATCCCTCCTGCCAGACCTTGCAATCCTCTATACAGAATGAGCATATAAATTGAGGTTGCGGTCCCGCATAAGAATGTGGCAACAATAAACATCCCTAGTCCGATTAGAATAAAGGGCTTACGTCCATACATGTCGGATAGTTTTCCAACTAATATTGCGGTAACACTCGATGCAAGCATATAAATTGTAAAAATCCAACTGAAATACTCCATACCGCCAAGGTCTGATACAATCTTTGGCATTGCGGTCCCAACAATTGTCTGATTTAGTGCTGCAAACAACATCGATGCTAAGACAGCAACCATAATTGTAATTTTCTTTTTGAGAGGTAAATGTTCCATTTTGGTTCTCCTATCCTTCATCAAATGAATAGTTCACTTAGTGAACTATTTAATCAAAAAAATTATTTGTTCATTTTCGAAAATAATGTAAGCAATGTTTTCATATCTTCGTCCTTTAAGTTCTTAAATTTACGTTCCATGTATTGATGTTTACGTTCTTCTAGCATCATTACCTGGTCGCGACCTTTATCTGTAATACACAGATAAATCACTCTACGATCATTATCTGCGCGTTTTCGAATCACAAATTCACGCTGAACTAGACGATCTGTGACTGCTGTAATATGACTGGTTGCAACATTAAACTCTTGTGATAACATCGAAGTCATCACTTGATCCTTTTCCATAATATATTTTAGATACGTAAATTCCATGGATGTACACTCATCTTCAAATAGATGATTCAATTCTTTCCGGAACATACGAAAGGTCGTACGAAAGCTTTTCTCTAATTCCCATATCAATCGTTGCCGATTATCCATAACCCACACCTATCATCCTCTTTATACTTCAACCATTATAACAAATCTTAACCGTTCAACGTACCAATATGCTCTTTTCAGACACAGTCATTCATGGTAAAATATTCCTGTTGAGAACCTTCATTCAAAAGAATAAACCTGACGGACTTCACACCTACAAATAACATTCAGGACATCATTTCATCATCAAATTATCAATTTGGTACGATTTATACTATAATAAATAGTGGAGTTCTGATTGAAAGGAAGAGTCAGATGAATATTGGCTTTTACTTATTACCTAAAAGTGAAGTAAAATTCTTGAATCCTGAATCAACCATACGTCAAGCACTTGAAAAAATGTCATTCCACAAATACACTTCAGTACCACTCGTTGATGAAGACGGAAAATATACAGGCACCTTAACCGAAGGTGACTTATTGTGGAAGTTGAAAGAAGACTTAGATTCAGATCAAGACTATGAAGAAGTCATTCAAAGTATCAAGTTGAAGGATGTTCCTAGAAGAGTAAAGAATATTCCTATTTCTATTAATGCAAATATGGTAGATCTAATTACACTCGCAACTGACCAAAACTTTATCCCGATTACTGATGATGAAGGACACTTTATTGGTATTATTCGCCGACGAGATATTATTAAATATTGTGCAAGTGTCATTTGGGAAAAGAAACCGACAACCTAATGATTTTTTCAAGGAAACCGTAAAAATCAAGGAGTCCCCTGTCACATAACCTTTGTGAGAGGGGACTACTCTTTATATGAAAACCATTTTCTTCATGCTTCTATTTAGAACTAACTCGCAAAGTTTGTAATAAAGATCGAAGAGACCTTTTTCAAATCTACATAATCGTTCTCGATTTTCAAAAGTGGTCTGTGAGGAGATTCATACGGGACAAATGCAATGACCCCTTTTTCTCCACTATTTAGTACAACACTTCTGCCGACATATTGTTTCATGAGGTATCGCACAAACTCGTTTACAATCTTTTCGTTTAATCTTCCTTTATTGGCATCTATTACGAGTTGATCGATTGCAATGAATGATGACTTACCTTTTTGGTAACTACGCTCTGTGCAAATCGCATCATAAATATCCGCTATGGATAAGATTTGAACTAAAAAAGGGAGTTCTTCTTTCTTCCTTGAATCCGGATAGCCCGTTCCATCAAGTCGCTCGTGATGAGTTAATGCCCCTAAAGAAACCATGACATTTAAACTTGGTAACTTACTGAGGATTTCAAAGCCATACCTAGTATGTAATTTCACTTCCTCGTATTCAGCATCCGTAAGTTTACTAGGCTTCTTCAATATGTCATCCGGAACATGCATTTTACCGATGTCGTGTAAAATGCCCATTTTTCCAAGAAGTAAGATATCTTTCTCCGGTAAATTCAGAATTTTACCAATTAACCCCGAAATCAGACCAACATTTAAGCTATGTCGATACGTAACTTCATCACGGTCCCTTACTTCATAAATCAAAGATACAGCTTGATCCTCATCTTCCAATACCTCTTCAAGAACGTTAGAGAACTGGGTAAATACTTTATCTACACTGGCTTCTAAATTAGAGAGCACTTGATCAAAGAATTCTCTAATGCTGTGAACTGCTTGATCATAGGATTGCTGTATGCGAGGATATCCATTTGTTTCTATCTCGGTATCCATTTTAGGTGCATTCACTTGTAATACGACTTGTTCTTCTTCTCCTTCAAAAAACCAATCATGATTTTTCAACATGTCAATGTGAGCACGATTCACCTTTGTTCCTTTACGCAACAGTAGTATTCCTTTTTTGGAATGGACATTTTTCTCCAAACATACGCCTTCATTCAACTCGCGCTGATTCATCAGACACTCCCCTATGCCTCAATCATTTACCTTATAAAAAAACTCGAATTTTGTCATCTAATCTTATTATACATGCAAAATTATCCAACTGCTATTAAAATTTGAAGGGCAATTATTCACAATCGTTTCTTCGAGGTTAAATTAGGGTACTTTAACAATATTGTATATGAATGTGGAGGACGTATGAATGAAACGTACTAGACAATTTTTATTCAGTATTTCACTGATCATTAGTTTTGTAATCATCTTATCAACAAAGCAAAACCTCGAAGTCAAAGCCATTGCAGTGGCAGTCTATTTATCAATCATTT
This Pseudalkalibacillus berkeleyi DNA region includes the following protein-coding sequences:
- a CDS encoding copper amine oxidase, translating into MNFKKGLVAIPLSTSLLLGGVATTAFADDHAKPTVTTPASELRTSLDHLLGEHAYLAVETMRKGAEGSKDFEQSAGALMANADDLSAAIASVYGEDAGKQFDEMWKGHIGFFVDYVKATGANDEEAKKKALDNLANYRAEFSNFLETATEERLEAGALADGLQMHVNQLIGAFDAYVAGNYDKAYEYEREAINHMYGVSKGLSSAIVQQFPDKFENSKAVTPANDLRSNMNHLLTEHAGLAMMAMQNGIDGSEDFEASAKALSNNTEDLTAAISSVYGEEAGAQFKEMWSGHIGNFVEYVKATGADDAEKKKAALDALANYRADFSNFLETATDGRLKADALSEGLQMHVNQLTGTFDSYVEEDYDAAYTQLREAYAHMLNPAKGLSSAFVDQFPDKFAGEMPSDMPKTGMGGTADQGISIESILLAGFAASIAIAMLAVRRFSGQKS
- a CDS encoding class F sortase yields the protein MKKTLQWLSLLLLAFALAGCMNPTADSKENQMQVNTSTQEQSTTNEEKDQSNSTASGQSTENVDIIKDERKGIVPVSIEIPSINVKTKVEHVGTLDDGRMDVPKDADNVGWYKPGTLPGAQGNSVIAGHVDDLTSPAVFYDLHKLKDGDKIIVKGKSGETLTFKVNQSKVYPRQDSPIENIFGYTYRSALNLITCTGDYDPKTTERAERLVVTAELVQG
- a CDS encoding phosphatase PAP2 family protein translates to MGKLGTQINEKVLQKLSYKLVIGIIATLMLIGVFGYLADSLIDRELSAFDTFLSSIVFDMQTPWLTDFMIFVTSIGDTSTYVVVVIIYLAVLLKKKLKLESLILLITILGAWGLNGALKFMFQRARPDIEHLIEVGGYSFPSGHAMVSIAAYGIMGFLIVQYLQNQGRSYWPVILLTSLLIFLIGFSRVYLHVHYPSDVIAGFSAGAVWLLTCMYAMSILKSRGNQKENSPL
- a CDS encoding MDR family MFS transporter; the protein is MEHLPLKKKITIMVAVLASMLFAALNQTIVGTAMPKIVSDLGGMEYFSWIFTIYMLASSVTAILVGKLSDMYGRKPFILIGLGMFIVATFLCGTATSIYMLILYRGLQGLAGGMIFSTAFASIGDLFSPRERGRWQGLMGAVFGLASVFGPTLGGFIVDHYAWKWIFWIFLPIGFVAFVLIMRLFPSVPRQSRGRVDYLGSIFLAGTIIPMLLAFSWAGNLYEWGSFQIIGLFTLTFISLGAFLVAEQKVANPVLPLGLFKNSVFTISNIIGLLIGMAMFGAIMYMPFFIQGVIGTSATKTGFIMMSMMLSMVASSTIVGQLITKTGKYKKLAILGLTIMGIGIFSLTTLSGDSTNTDAVLRLIIIGIGLGCSFPIFTITIQNAVAYKHLGVATSSVQLFRQLGGTIGVSIMGAIMNIIMTSNMKHSAALSNSNSSGELDKLADPKLLMDPDQLEALKGNVPQEQLGMFEQIVAMMRSTLSDALNGAFLFGAIMMVVAVILVLFLKEVRLKTSNQEDDEETEDVQVTTRGHAHMSK
- a CDS encoding MarR family winged helix-turn-helix transcriptional regulator, which gives rise to MDNRQRLIWELEKSFRTTFRMFRKELNHLFEDECTSMEFTYLKYIMEKDQVMTSMLSQEFNVATSHITAVTDRLVQREFVIRKRADNDRRVIYLCITDKGRDQVMMLEERKHQYMERKFKNLKDEDMKTLLTLFSKMNK
- a CDS encoding CBS domain-containing protein; translated protein: MNIGFYLLPKSEVKFLNPESTIRQALEKMSFHKYTSVPLVDEDGKYTGTLTEGDLLWKLKEDLDSDQDYEEVIQSIKLKDVPRRVKNIPISINANMVDLITLATDQNFIPITDDEGHFIGIIRRRDIIKYCASVIWEKKPTT
- a CDS encoding HD-GYP domain-containing protein, which encodes MNQRELNEGVCLEKNVHSKKGILLLRKGTKVNRAHIDMLKNHDWFFEGEEEQVVLQVNAPKMDTEIETNGYPRIQQSYDQAVHSIREFFDQVLSNLEASVDKVFTQFSNVLEEVLEDEDQAVSLIYEVRDRDEVTYRHSLNVGLISGLIGKILNLPEKDILLLGKMGILHDIGKMHVPDDILKKPSKLTDAEYEEVKLHTRYGFEILSKLPSLNVMVSLGALTHHERLDGTGYPDSRKKEELPFLVQILSIADIYDAICTERSYQKGKSSFIAIDQLVIDANKGRLNEKIVNEFVRYLMKQYVGRSVVLNSGEKGVIAFVPYESPHRPLLKIENDYVDLKKVSSIFITNFAS